In Procambarus clarkii isolate CNS0578487 chromosome 13, FALCON_Pclarkii_2.0, whole genome shotgun sequence, the genomic stretch GAGACATCTATAAATTGTATAGTTTAATAACTTACTCTAATATACCATCCCCTGTCATGACCTCATGATCCACAGCATCGTTGGCCAACCATAGCCTAGCCAAGTTTCAATAAGTTTATAGGGTAAAGTGAAAAAGGCTAGTTAAAACAACGCCAGTTTATTGGGGCATATAAAACAAGTCACCGTAAAACAATCAGAAACTGAAGTCTCTACAACTGACACTCTAATAACAACAAGGAGCTTAAACACAGCTCTCGTAAATACGTCAAGAAACTTAAACACGGCTATAGAAATCAGTAACAGGCATTACCTGCACACACTCTggactagctgacaccaggctccAACCCGGCACAGTGGTACACTAACCCAAGTAACAGGTTGGTGGTGTCATACAGTAATAAATAGTGGGTGAGGAATCAGTAACATACTCAgtggcaacatcaggatctgcgggttggtacaagaattcaaccaactacgaacgacttagtttgatgaaagggagcagtagagcaacagaagcgcacttacatcgcatcaggcttggatacccatgtgcatgagaaataggcttacaggttccggaagatgagaggaaatgtcagcactgtggagaaatgcccgacagaccactggaacattatctaacacagtgcacagttacaaatccattaagattttaacttagattcaacagagcagaagaagttgttaaacacatatggcaaaatcttaccgaagcgaccatacgagcaataaatactcatactccgcccaagtaaaacagaaacaagcaacacttagtgggccagccagaggcttagggcccgcgcaggaatatccctgcaaaaaaaaagtaACATGCTACAACACAATAACAATCACCTACGATCCTCAGATACGCATCTCAACACAAAATCACCGACCACCTGGCGTAATTGATATACCTCGGTAGCCTAATCCACTATAAGAACAGCATTATTCTTATATATTCAATTAGTAATCAATAAACAACAGAACTCAAGAGCTGGACGTCTCACGTCCACCTATCTGAGACATCAAGAGGATAGTGACTTGCTAAGGGCCGAGCCGGCCCAGAACGACTGTTGCCAACATGGCAAGTCACCCCAACTTTCCTCCTTCACATATCAGAAGCTCAAAACCCAAATATTAATTCTAATTCATACAATACCTAAGTATATACAATATACAACCTTCTTCACAGGATAATACGTATCAAAACTCAAGGTATACAAGATTATATCACAATATAtgctaaacacataaagaagtcatTTCTGATACACATGATAATACTGGCTGGAGACGGTTCTCCAAGGGGGTCAGGGCGGATATGAAAGGATTTTCCAGCAGTTACCGGTCGTCCGTTATACCTACGTTGTTTAAACCTTAGATCATAGTATATCCACTAGTCATACCTCAAGTTTATATATAAATCTACATAATAATGTATACACGATATAATAATACCTCTGGCATGTTCTACATAACATTCTAATACTTAGGCTAATCAATTAATATTTTACTATACAGTTTGACTGCatcatacacatacacaatatAATCACGCTGTTGTATGTGTAGTCATAACATCCCCCTTACAGCAGAATCTCAATATATCTCCTTCATTTTGGTACAGGCAGAATATGCTGTCTCCAAGGGCCTGGCAGGTGTTTTGGTGTGGGATGTTACCACAGATGACTTCGGGAATTTTTGTGGTGATGGTAAGAACCCACTGCTGACAGCCTTGGCTACTACTTTGAGTGGAAGAAAGTCCAACACTGCATCCATCTCTCTACGCACTGGACCACCAGCCACAGATCCGTTCACAAGAGCAGCACAAGGACCGCCATCAAGAGACAACACTGCTCTTGTTGAGGGCACGCCAGCGGAAAGAAGAGACTCAATAAGTGTTTCTCGAGCTGATAACTACAACACAAACAATATTTTTACTTTAGACACCCCTAGAAAGAATTCATTTATAACAGAAGTGAACAATTCTGTaaataatgtcaacaccataacgGAGCCTCCAGCTTATCCATGGTTGTTGCGGTATGTTTCTTGAAACCTTTCTTCGGTTTACTGAATGTCGTGTTCATAATTCTTGAGACGGTGAACATTGTCCCGTCTACTGAAAGGTTCCTGATAAAAGTTTTAACATAATTCAGTGTTCGTCTTCATTCTTAATTTCAAGTTTTTCACCTTTCTGTAAAACGTAGAACTTTCACATTacaaagataataattttatctaaaaaatatatattgcttTAGTTTGAACCTAGTATCTTTGATTTATTAATTATCAGAACTATTGGGATACAATTTTTAGGTTTGTGATTACTTAATTATAAATGTTATGATCTCAATTAAATTCAAGTTTCTTTAACAGGCCTTTCTTCAGGAAGTGGTCCGAGGTGAAGCCAGTCTCTCCTGGCCACTCCTTGAGGCCTAGGCTGCCTTCAACCACTTCATCTCCGTTTGCTCGAGTTCCATCTCGGTCATCTGTTCAATCCTTCCACTCTGGGTTTGTTGCACCTTCCCAGTCTGGGTTTGTTGCACCTTCCCAGTCTGGGTTTGTTGCACCTTCCCAGTCTGGGTTTGTTGCACCTTCCCAGTCTGGGTTTGTTGCACCTTCCCAGTCTGGGTTTGTTGCACCTTCCCAGTCTGGGTTTGTCGCACCTTCCCAGTCTGGGTTTGTTGCACCTTCCCAGTCTGGGTTTGTTGCACCTTCCCAGTCTGGGTTTGTTGCACCTTCCCAGTCTGGGTTTGTTGCACCTTCCCAGTCTGGGTTTGTCGCACCTTCCCTGTCTGGGTTTGTTGCACCTTCCCAGTCTGGGTTTGTTGCGCCTTCCCAGTCTGGGTTTGTTGCACCTTCCCAGTCTGGGTTTGTCGCACCTTCCCAGTCTGGGTTTGTTGCACCTTCCCAGTCTGGGTTTGTTGCACCTTCCCAGTCTGGGTTTGTTGCACCTTCCCAGTCTGGGTTTGTTGCACCTTCCCAGTCTGGGTTTGTCGCACCTTCCCAGTCTGGGTTTAatccactctcctcctcctctgggttTAATGTGACGCTCACCAGCTGGAGGCCAACAACCCCTAGTGTGTCTGCTACACTCTCGCTCACACTGCAGGCAGGGGACTGCGTGGTTCGCAGAGTGCAGAGCTCTCAACTTCTCTCCTGACCCCGCCTCCTGCGCCACCTTCTACAGATGCACCAATAACTATGCCTATAAGTAAGTGTTGTAATCTAACAAGAGTTCAACAATTGAAATTCACTTTTACTCTGATATTGTAAATCCACATGCGGGTGTTGGTTGACATTTGAGGATTTCATACTTGGAAATGTTAGTGTGAAGTGAGTGAAATCTAGAGTGACATCCTTCACAAGCATCTAGACTTCACATAGGATGTACATAATACATACATTTTCCCCTCCCGCAGGTTTGATTGTCCAGGCGGCTTACTGTGGAACCAAGATAAATCGTCTTGTGACTGGCCCAATGCTGTCCAGTGCATTCTTCCAGTCGTTTCCCCAGACATCCAGCGCTTCCTGCCTCCAAAGACTTCATGGTTTTAAAACTCGAGATATTAAGCATCTTTTGTACACTCAATGGGGAAGGCGAGGCTTTGCTATGCCGAGATAGCCTCTCACACGTTATTATgtatttctttctctttctcaacTTTCTTTTTGTGAATCTAGTAACTACTTATTTTAGGATTTCTTGTTTTGCATTTATGAAAGTGCAGTTTACCTCCGTGCTATTGTCACTTGGATTGTCAGTTTGGTATTTACTACTTCCACGTTTGGTACCTTTCTGTCTACTGCTACCAGGTTTGGTACTTTTCTCTCTACTGCTTCTAGGTTTGGTACCTTTCTCTCTACTGCTACCAGGTTTGGTACCTTTCTCTCTACTGGTCCCAGGTTTGGTACCTTTCTCTCTACTGGTCCCAGGTTTGGTACCTTTCTCTCTACTGCTCCCAGGTTTGGTACCATTCTCTCTACTGGTCCCAGGTTTGGTACCTTTCTCTCTACTGCTTCCCAGGTTTGGTACCTTTCTCTCTACTGGTCCCAGGTTTCGTACCATTCTCTCTACTGGTCCCAGGTTTGGTACCTTTCTCTCTACTGCTCCCAGGTTTGGTACCATTCTCTCTACTCCCAGGTTTGGTACCATTCTCTCTACTCCCAGGTTTGGTACCTTTCTCTCTACTGCTCCCAGGTTTGGTACCTTTCTCTCTACTGCTCCCAGGTTTGGTACCATTCTCTCTACTGCTCCCAGGTTTGGTACCTTTCTCTCTACTGCTCCCAGGTTTGGTACCTTTCTCTCTACTGGTCCCAGGTTTTGTACTTTTCTCTCTATAGCTTCCAGGTTTGGTACCATTCTCTCTACTGGTCCCAGGTTTGGTACTTTTCTCTCTACAGCTTCCAGGTTTGGTACCTTTCTCTCTACTGGTCCCAGGTTTCGTACCATTCTCTCTACTGGTCCCAGGTTTGGTACCTTTCTCTCTACTGCTCCCAGGTTTGGTACCATTCTCTCTACTCCCAGGTTTGGTACCATTCTCTCTACTCCCAGGTTTGGTACCTTTCTCTCTACTGCTCCCAGGTTTGGTACCTTTCTCTCTACTGCTCCCAGGTTTGGTACCATTCTCTCTACTGCTCCCAGGTTTGGTACCTTTCTCTCTACTGCTCCCAGGTTTGGTACCTTTCTCTCTACTGCTCCCAGGTTTGGTACCTTTCTCTCTACTGCTCCCAGGTTTGGTACCTTTCTCTCTACTGCTCCAAGGTTTGGTACCTTTTCTTTGTGATTTACTTAATTTTCTGTAGCTTCGTCTCCATAAGAGATGGAGGAGCACTGCCTCTTAAACTGCTGATTGCCAAGTCCACAGTTGCATTCTCTCCTTCATTTTCCTTAAACAGTCCTGTTAGTTATGGCTCTCAAACACATCAGTTCACTCGCCACAGAACTCTCACAGAGCACATATTGCTTCCTTTTGTCTTAAATACATTATTTCTTTATATTATGAAACATTTAACACAGTTTTCCTTTTCAAGCTCATAAATTTACTTTGTTGTTGGATTGTTGTCGTCCTTGAAGCACTCAAATCATTCTCATGCTTGCAATTGCTTCCTGGGGTCAACATTCTTCACCAACGTATTAAAATACAGTTGGTATTTCTGCACAGTTGACGGGACTTGACTCCTGCAACACAACGAAAGATACACCAAAACTGTAACAGTTTGTTTTAGTTCAAATATTATTATTCCTTGTGCCATATGTATACTCCTTAAGAGGTAGCAAGAGTGCCTTGCCCACTGTATTCGATTAAATACAGCATTATATTATAAAACTATAATAAGTGCTGTGGTTTGAAAAACTGCATCGCTGTATATGCTATGTAATAAACATTGTATAATTACAATTACTTGttaatagaaatatatatatatatatatatatatatatatatatatatatatatatatatatatatatatatatatatatatatatatatatatatatattacaattacttttatatattacttttacaattacaattatatatatatatatatatatatatatatatatatatatatatatatatatatatatatatatatatatatatattccatgtaTGCTAAGTTTTTTCTTGGTATATAGACAAAAACATGATTttagcccgaaacgctatgcgtgctagtggctttacaagaatgtaaaatcaacttaatttctatgttctctgttaaccctcagtgtaccttcttgtatataaataaataaataaataaatttgaatgCGTTCTTTACTTAATCTTCAACATGTTTCCCTAACTTCTTAATCTCGTAATTACTATATTTGTGTAACTTTTGATCCGTTAATTCATGCATCTCATCCTGTTTAATTCATCGTGATCCGTTTACACTAAACTGAATCAAAACAGTGAATTAAGACATACATAGGGACTACATATTTCAAGTCAACATCAAGAAACTGATCCAATAAAGGTACACAGCATACATATATAGTAGTAGGACAAATAATCTTATGAAATTGACACGCAGGTCAAGAGCTAGGACGCCACACATCCTCCTCCCTGGGAAGATCAAAGAGCAGTGACCGCTCAGgggctgaggccagattcacgaagcagttacgcaagtacttacgaacgtgtacatctttcctcaatctttgacggctttggttacatttattaaacagtttacaagcatgaaaacttgccaatcaactgttgttattgttatacacagcctcctggtgcttcggagctcattaactgtttaataattgtaaacaaagccgccaaagattgagaaaagatgttcaggttcgtaagtgtttgcgtaacttcttcgtgaatctagcccctggacAAGCCGAGAGTGACACTGTGTCTACATTTGCAAGTTAGCCGACTCTCCTCTTTCAAGTATCACAAGCTCATATCCAGACATTTATCACTCAATAACTTCTAAATCATTTCATAGATAAACAAGTGTTATAATATACAACTTTACATGAGAATACATATCAATAAATCAATACATAAGAGATTATatatcatgatatatatatatatatatatatatatatatatatatatatatatatatatatatatatatatatatatatatatcatgaccTAAATAAGTCAACAGGGAATTCATATTAGCAAatggagacagtaccaagggggctagaggggagggggaggggggggggagttaagggaggatttcaagacgttACCGGTCAGCCGTTATACATAGGCATACATGAATAAAGTAAAGCATCATATACCAACATAAGTACCAAAACCTTGCTTCTGTGGTATACATCTCCCAGTACCAGAATATAAATTACTAACATAACAAGAGGACAATGCAGTGAACAGTGATGAATTTGATATATTACAGTATACATGCTcgtcaacatatatatatgtatacgttcTACATCATAATACACATAGCATGTCCTATATAGCAATCCATACTATAAGCACATAATGGTTTTTCCAAGCGGCAGACATTAGGCTTCTGCTATTTACTATACTTCCAATATACCCACAATTACATGGTACATACAGTTGGTACTGAAATATAATATGCATAGGTATATTAAACATGCATAGGCAATACGTAGTTTCTACTAAGATATTGTCAATAAGAAATTATATAGATATAATAATAtttgtgatactaggctaatcagccagtATATCACTATAAAGCTTGATgcatcatacaccagccacagtatgatcatactggtgtatgtatgGTCATAACAGTTTCCTAGCTAATCATGTTAGGAAAAAATTTAAAAGGGTACATAGTCGTCCGGTGGTGTTCGTAATAAATGCCCTAGACGCTGGATCGAGTAATAAAATGGGGCATTGGTCAACATTATATGTTGATGATACTAAGGATAAAGATCGAAGTAAGATTGTTATACTAGACAGTTACGCAAACCCTAGTATAGGAACGTATTCAACacatttcgaagagtttatgaaGTTTCTGCTTCCCCTCCACCCACGTGCTGGCTTACTGTGGTTCACCTTACTTCCAAGACTATGAGCTATATATTATAAAGAGATTGCAAAGCCAGGCagacggcaccgctcctgtgccaggtaagtccactacgggctcaccatagcccgtgctactttgccccgctcctgtgccaggtaagttacgggctcgccatagccagtgctgcttggaacttgttccgcgtAGCTGaatatataacaacaacaatattgCAAAGCCTGGACAGCTACGTTTGTGGGAATTATGCTATATATTTCGTCGTTCATTTTTCCCTATTGCCTTTGAAGAAAGCCTTGCTATACACTTCAATGATACATTAAAATATGGTAAATTTCGCATGAATGATGCAAAAATGCTGAGATTTACTTATGCAAGGATGAAAATGACGCCATGCAAGCAAACTTTCTGCTTTAATGAGAGTGAAAACTGTGTGAAATTATGCGAAGAAACTGAGTAGGTTAATAGTATGGTAAGTAGCAGTTCAAGTGTAGTGGAttgataatactaataataataataaggttatctaTGGTGGACAGTGAGAGAATATTTTTTTCAGCATGTTAGTTCACTGTTCAACGTGCGAGAGCGGTTAggctggacagacagacagatcgaGACTGGACGAtgttcaagaaaggcagacagctACTCCACTGTGAGAGGAGTAACAGGAAAGACAAGCCGCTGTTCGACGTGTCACTGAGAGAGAGAGCTAAATGTTTCAATTAATTTGTAGAAAGAACTGTGCTCAGTGTGTATCAGATAAAATTAagaataaaattatataaatttgtATACTTTCCCCTAATCCCTATATAACTGGAGTAGAGATTGAAAGGAGAGGAGAAGATATGCAGCTGATGGCTACGGCGgcagaggacacacacacacattccttcaTTCCTAACGAGGTGATTTGACATGTAGATAATAGCCGTTAAACAATTATCTCAGCAAGTGTGAGGAGAAGCCTATTAAGTGTCCGCATAAATCACCCGTAATCACTGAGAATCTGACAGCTCTCAAACCACAAGATTGTCACCTGGGTCCAACTTTCTCATTACACCTTATTAAGCACTCTGACAGTTAGTGTAGACGCAGCCTTTGCAGGGAACGGGTGTGTCTAGCTCATTCCTCCCTTGTTAACTCATAAGAATGTTTTGACATCGGGGAGAGATCTGTTTAGCATCACTGAAGTTTCCTATCGTTTATGTGAGATGAAAATTATTTTTACCTCTAAACACACACGCTGTATGTCTTGTTCTCTGTCCATCTGTCTGGTGGAATGTACCGGCTGGCTAGCTGGTGGAATGTGCCGGCTGGCTAGCTGGTGGAATGTGCCGGCTGGCTAGCTGGTGGAATGTGCCGGCTGGCTAGCTGGTGGAATGTGCCGGCTGGCTAGCTGTGGAATGTGCCGGCTGGCTAGCTGTGGCATGTGCCGGCTGGCTAGCTGGTGGAATGTGCCGGCTGGACACTCCAGGTGCCGTCAGCTGCCTGTCGTCGTCCGGGCCTTGGATGCATACTCACAATTTTCCCTTCTCGTCCCTGTACTCACCCCTGGTCCGATAATCTCTTTGGTGCCTCAGTGGGCAGAAGAGCTCATTCGGATTTCTGTGGACTTTTCCAAGCCTCCTCGTCGGAAGAGGGATTTAGAGGGTCTGGACCCTTTAATTTGTGCAGACCTACGAGCTTCCTTATACCCTGGATACTTGGCGGCTTACACGGATGGGTCCCGCAAAGATCAGCCACCATCCACATCTGCGGCAGCATACTTTGCTCCTTTTTCCTTCTGTCAGACGTGGAAGCTCTCCCCTGCTCATTCGTGCCTGGCCGGGGAACTATTTGTAATCTTGCTAGTCTTATGACTCCTTCGACAAGTTTCAGGACCCTCTGCGGTCGTTTTCTACGTGTACTTAGTTACAGCCCTACATCTGACATCATTTCGGCGTCCATGAGTCTATCGTCATACTGTGTCACATGATCCATGGAGAACTACTGTCATACTCTAGTACTCCAGGGTTGGTCTATCTCCAATGGGTTCTGTCACATGTCGGTATTAATGGCAATGAGGATGGCCGACGTAGCAGCAGGGATGGCGCATGGTCTCCTCCATGACTCTACATATGTGCCTCCGGATCTTTCCGAAATTCTCCCACAACTCCGGCTGGCTTGCCACGAGAGTTGGGAGGCAGTAATGTCGCCAGTACTCAGGTCCTCTTTAGCGGGTCTTCGGGAGAGCTCCTCCCCGCGTCCATGGACTCGTCATCATTCTCGACTCCTCGAC encodes the following:
- the LOC123757306 gene encoding chitotriosidase-1, whose translation is MVVLGCVVVVIVTVVLGSASGVQAGKTDPRVLLCYYASWAHYRQDVAKYTVGNIPVELCTHLVYAFAILDPKTFLAKQHDPWLDNDLHNYRKFVQLKRENPNLKVLLGLGGWNDSRSSKYSKLVVDAGRRRRFVEEVVKLLLQHGFDGLDLDWEYPGYDGDRSDKAGFTAWLVDLKSALRPHGLLLTSAVSAGRSTIDTGYDVPKVAQLLDLINLMTYDFHGSWEDRVGHHAPLYAEPGHNPELCVDFAVNYWIQKGAPAYKLVLGVPLYGRSWTLAGPETSIGAPATGPGQAGRYTKEPGNMAFFECCLAHRKGDWRKVKGVGGPYLTKGDQWVGYDDADAVKRKAEYAVSKGLAGVLVWDVTTDDFGNFCGDGKNPLLTALATTLSGRKSNTASISLRTGPPATDPFTRAAQGPPSRDNTALVEGTPAERRDSISVSRADNYNTNNIFTLDTPRKNSFITEVNNSVNNVNTITEPPAYPWLLRPFFRKWSEVKPVSPGHSLRPRLPSTTSSPFARVPSRSSVQSFHSGFVAPSQSGFVAPSQSGFVAPSQSGFVAPSQSGFVAPSQSGFVAPSQSGFVAPSQSGFVAPSQSGFVAPSQSGFVAPSQSGFVAPSQSGFVAPSLSGFVAPSQSGFVAPSQSGFVAPSQSGFVAPSQSGFVAPSQSGFVAPSQSGFVAPSQSGFVAPSQSGFVAPSQSGFNPLSSSSGFNVTLTSWRPTTPSVSATLSLTLQAGDCVVRRVQSSQLLS
- the LOC138364242 gene encoding trophinin-like isoform X2, with the translated sequence MYFFLFLNFLFVNLVTTYFRISCFAFMKVQFTSVLLSLGLSVWYLLLPRLVPFCLLLPGLVLFSLLLLGLVPFSLLLPGLVPFSLLVPGLVPFSLLVPGLVPFSLLLPGLVPFSLLVPGLVPFSLLLPRFGTFLSTGPRFRTILSTGPRFGTFLSTAPRFGTILSTPRFGTILSTPRFGTFLSTAPRFGTFLSTAPRFGTILSTAPRFGTFLSTAPRFGTFLSTGPRFCTFLSIASRFGTILSTGPRFGTFLSTASRFGTFLSTGPRFRTILSTGPRFGTFLSTAPRFGTFLSTAPRFGTILSTAPRFGTFLSTAPRFGTFLSTAPRFGTFLSTAPRFGTFLSTAPRFGTFSL
- the LOC138364242 gene encoding trophinin-like isoform X1 produces the protein MYFFLFLNFLFVNLVTTYFRISCFAFMKVQFTSVLLSLGLSVWYLLLPRLVPFCLLLPGLVLFSLLLLGLVPFSLLLPGLVPFSLLVPGLVPFSLLVPGLVPFSLLLPGLVPFSLLVPGLVPFSLLLPRFGTFLSTGPRFRTILSTGPRFGTFLSTAPRFGTFLSTAPRFGTILSTAPRFGTFLSTAPRFGTFLSTGPRFCTFLSIASRFGTILSTGPRFGTFLSTASRFGTFLSTGPRFRTILSTGPRFGTFLSTAPRFGTILSTPRFGTILSTPRFGTFLSTAPRFGTFLSTAPRFGTILSTAPRFGTFLSTAPRFGTFLSTAPRFGTFLSTAPRFGTFLSTAPRFGTFSL